One Gammaproteobacteria bacterium genomic region harbors:
- a CDS encoding methyltransferase domain-containing protein yields MATALHRLRLEAVTHTLLASGARHVADLGCGCGELLQCLREHDQCNRLIGIDIDAAALAHARNRLMLDLLQPDERLQVSLGSFEETDWATMDIDAAVLLETIEHIDPGRLSRVERALFGRIMPALVFITTPNRECNSLHGLAPGARRHPGHRFEWTRAQFRAWCGGVAERHGYGVCYRDIGPSDRVYGSSTQMACFKRVATRQPG; encoded by the coding sequence ATGGCAACCGCGTTACACCGACTCCGCCTCGAAGCAGTGACCCATACCTTGCTCGCCAGTGGCGCGCGGCATGTGGCCGATCTCGGCTGTGGTTGTGGTGAACTCCTGCAATGTCTGCGTGAACACGACCAGTGCAACCGACTTATCGGTATCGACATCGATGCCGCGGCACTGGCGCATGCCCGCAACCGCCTGATGCTGGACCTGTTGCAGCCCGACGAGCGCCTGCAGGTGTCTCTGGGCTCCTTTGAGGAAACTGACTGGGCTACGATGGATATCGACGCCGCCGTGCTGCTGGAAACCATCGAGCATATTGATCCCGGCCGGCTGTCGCGCGTGGAGCGGGCGCTGTTCGGCCGCATCATGCCCGCGCTGGTCTTTATCACCACGCCGAACAGGGAGTGCAATTCCTTGCATGGACTGGCGCCCGGCGCGCGCCGACATCCCGGCCACCGTTTCGAATGGACCCGCGCGCAGTTTCGGGCGTGGTGCGGCGGCGTGGCCGAGCGCCACGGTTACGGCGTTTGCTATCGGGATATCGGTCCTTCCGATCGTGTTTACGGCAGTTCGACACAAATGGCCTGTTTCAAGCGCGTTGCAACGAGACAGCCAGGATAG
- a CDS encoding class I SAM-dependent methyltransferase: MKNNAALSADPIACPLCRHPSDFLCADRRRRFYHCPQCELISADPASHLPPEAERANYDLHHNDPADPRYRAFLNRLAEPLLARLQPGMVGLDYGCGPGPTLSGMLREAGMVMHDFDPLYAPDDTLLAREYDFVTCTEVVEHFCDPGAAWPQLAARVRPGGWLGVMTWKVPDPEAAAFRGWGYKGDPTHVSFYHADTFEWLGRELGFAVETIDERVVLMNKVAAGQ; the protein is encoded by the coding sequence GTGAAAAACAATGCTGCCCTGTCTGCCGATCCCATCGCCTGCCCCTTATGCCGTCATCCCTCCGATTTCTTGTGCGCGGATCGGCGTCGGCGTTTTTACCACTGCCCGCAGTGCGAGCTGATCAGTGCCGATCCCGCCAGTCATCTGCCGCCTGAGGCGGAACGGGCCAATTATGATCTACATCACAATGACCCGGCCGATCCCCGTTACCGGGCCTTTTTGAACCGGCTCGCCGAACCGCTACTGGCGCGGCTGCAACCGGGGATGGTCGGTCTGGATTACGGTTGCGGTCCCGGGCCGACCCTGAGCGGCATGCTGCGCGAGGCGGGCATGGTGATGCACGATTTCGATCCGCTCTATGCGCCGGATGACACCTTGCTGGCGCGCGAATACGATTTTGTCACCTGCACCGAGGTGGTGGAGCATTTTTGCGATCCGGGCGCGGCCTGGCCGCAACTGGCGGCGCGGGTGCGCCCGGGCGGCTGGCTGGGGGTGATGACATGGAAGGTGCCCGATCCCGAAGCGGCGGCGTTTCGTGGCTGGGGCTACAAGGGCGATCCCACCCACGTCAGCTTTTACCACGCCGACACCTTCGAGTGGCTGGGGCGTGAACTCGGGTTTGCCGTGGAGACGATCGACGAACGCGTTGTCCTGATGAACAAGGTAGCGGCCGGGCAATGA